Proteins from a single region of Zavarzinella sp.:
- a CDS encoding ISKra4 family transposase, producing the protein MIIPDTSSSINPNFLFGLFDRLASEVNRAVQECMPIRDFEQHVQQSVAQIGASAISLYLEMLGDGDVGEKIQTETGEVLHRSEEPRQRSIRTIFGEHRFEQYVYGVDLGRKIDLYPVDVMIQMPANTYSPWFREVMHYLSTKMSYQESSDVISLLYLQKSPVDTLERNIHNLSESAEQFLNEIPIPAPTAEGKILVVSADAKGVPMVRKTKAIPAFDQRYFPGNRRMATLATVYSVNEYFRTAEEIVAALFRENSNREEKRPEPVGKVVAGFLSQCDAEGVLIRGTHHAMVWAAEQVERRHQSGQPLVRLMDGQTSLWEASDVNFDSYETIDILDIIHVASYVWDAAKVFESHREHQEAFARDRLLRILKGDVKSVVSGIRQKATKSELKAEKLKKINQVCNYFEKNYHRMRYDSYLQQGLPIATGVIEGACRHLVMDRMCRTGMRWKTKGAQAMLHARAIDLAGRTRDFHIYLANQEYQRTDRFRKQLNLSHLLPLPG; encoded by the coding sequence ATGATTATCCCAGACACATCTTCTTCAATCAACCCCAACTTCCTGTTTGGCCTATTTGATCGACTCGCATCAGAAGTCAATCGTGCTGTACAGGAATGCATGCCGATTCGTGATTTCGAGCAACATGTTCAACAATCGGTTGCTCAAATTGGTGCTTCAGCAATCTCGTTGTACCTGGAAATGCTTGGCGATGGCGACGTGGGAGAAAAGATCCAGACAGAAACAGGTGAAGTGCTTCATCGCAGCGAAGAACCCCGACAACGGTCCATCCGAACGATCTTTGGTGAGCATCGGTTTGAGCAGTATGTTTATGGCGTCGATCTTGGCCGCAAGATTGATTTGTATCCTGTGGATGTCATGATTCAGATGCCAGCAAACACATATTCTCCGTGGTTTCGCGAGGTCATGCATTATCTCAGCACAAAGATGTCGTATCAGGAATCATCAGATGTGATTTCTTTGTTGTATCTGCAAAAGAGTCCGGTCGATACTCTGGAACGAAATATCCACAATCTGAGTGAATCTGCAGAACAGTTTCTGAATGAGATCCCAATTCCTGCACCAACAGCAGAGGGAAAGATTCTGGTGGTGAGTGCCGATGCCAAAGGAGTCCCCATGGTTCGCAAGACGAAGGCGATTCCAGCGTTTGATCAACGGTATTTTCCTGGTAATCGGCGTATGGCGACGCTGGCGACCGTATATTCCGTGAATGAATATTTTCGAACGGCTGAAGAGATTGTCGCAGCGTTATTTCGAGAAAACTCGAATCGTGAGGAGAAACGCCCCGAACCGGTGGGCAAAGTGGTTGCGGGATTTTTGTCGCAATGTGATGCGGAGGGGGTGCTGATCAGAGGCACGCACCACGCGATGGTGTGGGCAGCAGAACAGGTCGAACGTCGCCACCAATCAGGTCAGCCTTTGGTACGGCTGATGGATGGTCAGACCAGTTTGTGGGAAGCATCTGATGTCAATTTCGATTCATACGAAACAATTGATATCCTGGATATCATTCATGTTGCCAGTTATGTGTGGGATGCGGCAAAAGTGTTTGAGTCTCACCGTGAACATCAGGAAGCGTTTGCTCGAGACCGCCTATTGAGAATCCTGAAGGGAGATGTGAAAAGTGTGGTTTCGGGAATCCGTCAGAAAGCGACAAAAAGCGAATTGAAAGCAGAAAAGTTAAAGAAGATTAATCAGGTTTGCAACTACTTTGAAAAGAACTACCACCGGATGAGATATGACAGCTATTTGCAGCAAGGGCTGCCGATTGCAACTGGGGTGATTGAAGGGGCTTGTCGGCACCTGGTGATGGATCGAATGTGCCGCACGGGAATGAGATGGAAAACGAAAGGGGCCCAGGCAATGCTACACGCCCGAGCAATTGATCTGGCAGGTCGAACCAGAGATTTTCATATTTACCTGGCTAACCAGGAATACCAAAGAACAGACAGGTTCCGCAAACAGCTCAATCTGTCCCACTTATTACCCTTGCCCGGATGA
- a CDS encoding DUF5131 family protein, which yields MSKNTKIQWCDSTINPTMGCDGCELWDTNRKSCYAGILHMRFGGATKGYAPSFEDVTLFPGRMAEAARWSDLRGKDRPDKPWLNGLPRLIFVSDMSDALSKVVTFDYLMDEVIANVSSEAGRRHHWLWLTKRPKRMAEFSAWLRDRGVEWPSNVWAGTSITNQKTTSGIKHLLGVGDEGTIRFLSVEPQVEEIDFEQWLRQVDWLIHGGESGHGARSFDIRWATNLIEQCRRHDIAYFLKQLGSHVVDGANRLGLKNNHAGDWKEWPKSVRVREMPKV from the coding sequence ATGAGTAAGAACACGAAAATCCAATGGTGCGACAGCACCATCAATCCGACGATGGGCTGTGACGGCTGCGAACTTTGGGACACAAACAGAAAGTCCTGCTACGCCGGAATTCTTCACATGCGATTCGGTGGTGCGACCAAGGGATACGCACCGAGCTTCGAGGATGTAACGCTCTTCCCCGGTCGCATGGCTGAGGCCGCCCGTTGGTCTGACCTGCGAGGAAAGGATCGACCTGACAAACCGTGGCTGAACGGTCTGCCTCGGCTGATCTTCGTCAGTGACATGTCAGATGCGCTCTCGAAGGTCGTGACGTTCGATTACCTGATGGACGAAGTGATCGCCAACGTCAGCAGTGAGGCGGGACGACGACACCACTGGCTCTGGCTGACCAAACGACCTAAACGGATGGCCGAGTTCTCGGCGTGGCTTAGGGATCGTGGCGTCGAGTGGCCCAGCAACGTTTGGGCTGGCACGAGCATCACCAACCAGAAGACGACCAGCGGTATCAAGCATTTACTCGGCGTTGGCGATGAGGGCACGATCCGTTTTCTTTCCGTCGAACCGCAGGTCGAGGAGATCGACTTCGAACAGTGGTTGCGGCAGGTGGACTGGCTCATTCACGGCGGCGAATCCGGCCACGGCGCACGGTCATTCGACATCCGGTGGGCCACGAATCTGATCGAGCAGTGTCGTCGCCACGATATTGCCTACTTCCTAAAGCAGTTGGGCAGTCACGTCGTCGATGGGGCAAACCGGCTCGGCTTGAAGAACAACCACGCAGGCGATTGGAAGGAATGGCCCAAGAGCGTGCGTGTGCGGGAGATGCCGAAGGTCTGA
- a CDS encoding DNA methyltransferase — translation MTHSTDPYRIFPKATEAQRAELKRSIEAVGLQNPVVVDEQKNVIDGHDRRDVCIELGIDWLAGADIRIGLTDEQKKALAIDLNMWRKPLHLPRNQRNELIEVYLIAHPELSETQVAELFGVNQSTINRRKKELMQTHKLLAVQATIGKDGVRRRVGKRGGARLTIKSEKEFDSIVPDIVEVGDNLQGIIRRPKKFSSTAKRRRKLAGVKEVSELPAETSLHHCDWRDLEIEDASVDVILTDVLWTLEHRSDWCALAEQATRWLKPSGVFATMIGSFSLPHLYQEVMKHLQPIAAISVFLKQGRRNWTETKMIERWRPVPVFALKTKELHGDDVIFSEGPEKDYHDYQQNVGVFEELLKRLSRPGDLIIDPCMGTGTTGIACLSLGDGRRFVGCDRNAEMYRIARHRLGSDAASA, via the coding sequence ATGACACACTCAACTGATCCCTACCGTATCTTTCCAAAAGCAACCGAGGCCCAGCGTGCCGAATTGAAGCGATCCATCGAAGCTGTGGGGCTTCAGAATCCGGTCGTTGTCGATGAGCAAAAGAATGTCATCGATGGCCACGACCGTCGTGATGTCTGCATCGAGCTTGGCATCGACTGGTTGGCCGGTGCTGACATTCGGATCGGTCTAACGGACGAGCAGAAGAAGGCGCTGGCCATCGATCTCAACATGTGGCGGAAGCCCCTCCATCTGCCTCGAAATCAACGAAACGAATTGATCGAGGTATATCTCATCGCTCACCCCGAGCTTTCCGAGACGCAGGTGGCCGAATTGTTCGGCGTGAATCAATCCACGATCAACCGCAGGAAAAAGGAACTCATGCAAACGCATAAGTTACTAGCGGTGCAAGCCACCATTGGAAAGGATGGCGTTCGTCGCAGGGTCGGCAAACGTGGCGGTGCTAGGCTCACGATCAAGAGCGAGAAGGAGTTCGACTCCATTGTGCCGGACATCGTGGAAGTCGGCGATAATCTGCAAGGGATTATCCGCCGCCCGAAAAAGTTCTCTTCCACGGCCAAGCGAAGGCGAAAGCTCGCCGGAGTGAAGGAGGTTTCCGAACTCCCTGCCGAGACGAGCTTGCATCACTGCGATTGGCGGGACTTGGAAATCGAGGATGCCAGCGTTGATGTCATTCTCACCGACGTTCTATGGACATTGGAACATCGCTCGGACTGGTGTGCCCTTGCCGAGCAAGCGACTCGCTGGCTCAAGCCATCTGGCGTGTTCGCCACGATGATCGGCTCGTTCTCTCTTCCACATCTTTACCAAGAGGTCATGAAGCATCTCCAACCGATTGCAGCTATCTCCGTGTTCCTCAAACAAGGACGGAGAAACTGGACGGAAACCAAGATGATTGAACGCTGGCGACCAGTTCCAGTATTTGCACTTAAGACCAAGGAACTGCATGGCGACGATGTGATCTTCTCTGAAGGGCCAGAAAAGGACTACCACGACTACCAGCAGAACGTTGGCGTCTTTGAAGAACTGCTGAAGCGGTTGTCCAGACCCGGCGATCTTATTATCGACCCCTGCATGGGAACGGGAACAACGGGAATTGCCTGTTTGTCTCTGGGTGATGGAAGGCGGTTTGTGGGCTGCGACCGAAATGCTGAGATGTACCGGATCGCACGACATCGCTTGGGAAGTGATGCGGCGAGTGCGTGA